In Salvelinus fontinalis isolate EN_2023a chromosome 37, ASM2944872v1, whole genome shotgun sequence, the genomic stretch TTTGTTAGGTAATGCAAAATTTGGTTGTGCCCCGTCGATAACATTCAACGTGTGTGTCAATCTAGTAGTTCACCCGGGATGACTCCCTTCTTCAGTATCAGGCACCCATAGAGCGCTGTCTCCCtgtttatagagagagagagagagacacagtaaacacacacacaaaactggagagatacctagtcagttgcacatcTGAATgaattcaaccgaaatgtgtcttccaccatttaacccaacccctccgaatcagagaggtgcagaggCCTGCCTTAATCGTCCTCATTGGCCGCCTGGGAGCAGttattgttgggggttaactgccttgctcaagggcagaacggccgATTTCTCCACCatgccagctcggggattcgaaccggcgacctttcggtcactggcccaacgctgttaaccactaggttacctgtcgCCCCATTTATCTACACTGATGCATGACgtgcccgcacacacacacacacacacacacacacacacacacacacacacacacacacacacacacacacacacacacacacacacacacacacacacacacacacacacacacacacacacacacacacacacacacacacacacacacacacacgaaaaacCTGCATCTCACCCAGTTGCTACAACAGCAAAGGCTTTCTTGGCTCGTTCATAGAATGCAAATCTCTCCACCTTCTCTAGAGGAGCCTGGACACAGAACACACAATAACTTCACTCAACatataagtatgtgtgtgtgtgtgtgtgtgtgcacgcgttcACCCCTATCCACTCACCTGTACGCCAGCATGTGCCAGCTTCTGTCTGAAGATGTCCCATACAGGAGTGGCTACTCCCCTTTCTTTGTCACTGTCCACCAACTCCATCACGGCAGcctacacacgcacatgcacacaaaaCAATTGGTCACTGTCCAGCTAGCTCTCCAGATGTGACATATTGACATTTCCAGTTGCTGGGGACCTACTGGGCTGGGGACGTAGGTATCCAGGGGCAATAGcttcaaaatagcctccaaaagcTCAGCAGCCCTTAGACCTGCAAGAAAATCACAGAGACTGACCATATACAATACAACACACTCTTTAATTAGGGCCAGTATCGTGACActcgttagtatcgtggcaacaatggcaaggaaacaaaacacaaagcagatttaacttctttaggaaaacagccctaatgttggaaaccaACATAATTATTTGTTGTCATCCAGAGACATTTATTTTCCATGCTATAgaaacaatattttacatacatcgTGTTTTAATTTTTGCcagggaaaaatatatataagtaTACTACATACCGGTACTACACAACATAAGTATCCAGCGTGTTTTTTCTGTTCCCctggttaagtaaaggttaactaTACACCTACCATCAGCTCGGATCTCAATGGGACCGCAGGTGcaggtggaggaggtagggaagtTTGTATCAGCCAGAACTGTAACGAGACAATGAATTGAAATATATCAATGTATCTCTTTATTGTCCTTGTTTGAGACTTCAATCTGTAACCAGGAGATTGATTTGAGGGATGagttgacactttttttttttttttttaaacagaagtTGCCAGATTGATTGGATGGAGGGATAAACGAAAACTGTAATGTCTTCTATTGACTATTGCATTTCACTTCGCTTAAGTGGTATAAACCTACAGAGGAGTTTAGAAACAAAAGCCAATAGTAGAGGTGCATAAAGATGGCGCCCCCATGCACTTACCACAAATTCCTAGTTTTTACAAGTTTGCCATATTGTACATTGCTCTCCATTACCCGTTTTTGTATGGTCATTAGCAGAGTATACATGATCCCAATTTTAGCTTCAAGACTCCGGCAACTTGAAAAAAACTATACGCTGATGTATTGTTACATTGAACCATATCACGGTGTGGATAGTGCTAAAACAATGATGTCATATTTGAATTCTGCCATCTTTATGCACATTCGCCATTACAATAGGTTACATGTGGTAAATGTGGATTCCTAGACCTGCACTGACACTTGTGATGGGGAAAATGAAGCTTCCTGAAGCATTTAGGCATTATTGCCAATTGTGTCGAAAATAGGTTAATTACCCAATGCTTTAATCAACACAGTGTTAAGTTTATGAAGATTCCCATTAGCTATTGCACATTCTTGGGGTCCACAAAAAAAACGTACAAATatgacaaagtacagaacagtAATAGACGAGATCGACATAAAATATTACATTAAAGTGGCACCTGCTGGTAAAAAGAATTGAGTGCAGCCAAATTATTATAGTTGCCTTCCCACAATGCAATAATGCaacaatgcaaattaattacttaaaaatcatacaatgtgattttctggatttttgttttagattccgtctctcacagttgaagtgtacctatgataaaaattacagacctctacatgctttgtaagtaggaaaacctgcaaaatcggcagtgtatcaaatacttgttctccccactgtatatatatatacagtggggagaacaagtatttgatatatatatatacacacatagtatcagtcaaaagtttggacacacctattcattcaagggttttcctttattttgactattttctacattgtagaataatagtgaagacattacaactatgaaataacacatggaatcatgtagtaaccccccaaaaaaagtgttaaacaaatcaaaatatattttaaatttgagattcttcaaagtagccaccctttgccttgatgacagcgtagCACACGTAACCTACCAGGAGCTGGCAAACAGATTCAATAAATAGCCTATAACTTCAGTGTATTTTTGTTGTAGCCTTGTTATCATGCAGCTATTAATGTCCATGTTTAGTAAATTAAATTGGAAGTTATCAAAGCTCTATCGCAATTGCCGTCGATCAGTTGTTAGAACGCAATAGATTGAAGGTAACAGTCAGTCAGATTAGGCTACAGGTAAAACacacatatttatatatatatatatatatatatatatatatatatatatatatatatatatataattaacaCTGGCTATTGGGCACTTCTACACTGGCTACAAGCACTTC encodes the following:
- the fuom gene encoding fucose mutarotase isoform X2, coding for MVILKGIPSILSPELLYALAKMGHGDELVLADTNFPTSSTCTCGPIEIRADGLRAAELLEAILKLLPLDTYVPSPAAVMELVDSDKERGVATPVWDIFRQKLAHAGVQLLCVLCPGSSREGGEICIL
- the fuom gene encoding fucose mutarotase isoform X1 — translated: MVILKGIPSILSPELLYALAKMGHGDELVLADTNFPTSSTCTCGPIEIRADGLRAAELLEAILKLLPLDTYVPSPAAVMELVDSDKERGVATPVWDIFRQKLAHAGVQAPLEKVERFAFYERAKKAFAVVATGETALYGCLILKKGVIPGELLD